ACGTCCGACCCTTGCGCAGCTCGTCCTTGATGCGCTCGTAGATGACCACGAAGGAGTCGGCGGTAGTGCCGATACCGATGATGAGGCCAGCAACGCCCGACAAGTCGAGCGAGTAGCCAATCCAGCGGCCGAGGAGCACGAGCAGACCGTAGACGACCAGGCCCGCCAGGGCTAGGGTCGCCAGGGAGATTAACCCGAACAAACGGTAGTAGGCGAAGACGAACAAAGCGACGAGCAGGAGGCCGACGGCGCCCGCGATGAGTCCGGCCTTCAGCGAGGCGGCGCCGAGTGACGGCGGAACAGTCATGGCGGTGCCGCCCGGCTCACCGTCCTCACCGGCGAAGGATAGCGGCAGCGCGCCGTAACGCAGGTTGTTCGCGAGCGCGGTCGCCTCCTCCTGGGTGAACTGCCCAGTGATCGACGTAGCGGAACCCACCGGTGTCGCACCCTGGATGACCGGCGCCGAAATCACCTGTGAGTCGAGGGTAATGGCGACCTGCTGGCCGATCATGCTCGACGTCAGCTGTGCCCATGCCTGAGAACCGTTCGGCTCACCTTCCTGGCTGAACGCGAAGCTGATCTCCATCTGGCTGGACTGCGGGTTGAACCCGCCGGTAATTGGCCGGTTGGTGTCAATCTCGTTGCCAGTAAGGCGTGCCCCGGACGGATCATCCGGCGACAACAGTGGTGCCTCACCCAGAAGCAGCGGCTGCTGCGACGTGGAATCGCAGGCAACCAGCGGCTGGGCCAAGTCGTCCGTGCCAGCAAGCGGGTCGGTCTGCTGTACCGGGCACACCGTGCTCATCAGCGCCAGCGAAGCGAACTGCTGGGTCGGGTCAGCCGACTGGCGGGTCCTGCGCAGCATCTCCGTCGTCTCCTGGCGGCGGTCCGCGGCCTCTACCGGGCCCTGGGGTTCGTCGAGCGGCTGCGCAGTGACCGCTAGCGAATCGGCCCCCTCGCCCAGCTGAGACGTAATGCCGTCGAGGGTTGTCTGTGCCTGGTCCGCGGGGATAATGCCGTGAGCGACCCAGTCGTTCGCAGTCTGCACCAGAACGTCGCCTATGGCCGCAGGGTCAGGCACCGGGCTTTGCAGCACGGGTCGGAACGCGAGCTGGGAGGTCTGGCCCAGGTTGCGGACCGCGGAGGTGTCATCACCGGCTGCGGTGATGACGAGTGTGTTTCCGTCAACCACCACGCTAGCGCCGCTGACGCCCATTCCGTTCACGCGGTTCTCGATGATGTTTCGCGCATCCTCGAGTTGCTCCTGCGTGGGATCCTCACCCTGGGGCACGAGCGTCACGCGGGTGCCACCCTGGAGGTCGATGCCTAGCTTCGGCGACGCGGAGCGGTCCCCGGTGAAGAATACGAGCGCGTAGACGGCGACGACCATGAGCAGGAAGAGAGCCAGGGCCGTCGCAGGCCACGTTCTCTTCGCCCGCAGGTCTGCGGTGCGTCGGGTGTGTGGGGGCACTGAGGTATCTCCTCTGATTCATTTACCTTTAAACGTTCTTTCCGTGCGCGCGCAGCAAGAACTGCACGGCCGGGAAGCGCACATCGCAACATGCTACGTCATGGTCTCGCAAGAGATGGGCCCGACCCTTGAGTGAAGGCAAAGAAACTACATCTCACATGAAATGTTGCACTCACCTTCAGACCAGTTTGGGTCGAGAGCTCTCGTTGATCAGCGGAGTCGCCCACTCAGTTTCATGCCGCAAAATCCCCGGAACTCTACAGCGGCAGAGTTCACGCATCACCAGGTTGCGGCGCACGCGACAGATGAGACTCGAGGGGTCCTGCGCAGTCCGCAATGCGGAGAGTAACGAACAGCCCTAGCTCGTGGGGCGATCGTCGTCGGGCAGCTGTGAGGACCCAGCCTCGGGGGCCTGAGTGTTGCTGGGAATCGCAGCGGGTTCAACGCGGCGCAGCACACCGGCGCGCTCCATGGTGACTACCGTGCCGGGTGCCACCTCCACCTGCAGTGTTTCCTCCCCTGCCGCAACCACCGTGCCGTGGAACCCGGAGACGTTGACAATCTTGTCCCCCGGCTGAACGGATACCTGCAGCTGGTCCATTTCGGCCTGCCGCCTGCGCTGACCGCGCATCATCAGGAAAGTCGGCAGCATGAACAGAGCGAGAATGAGGAGGAGAAAAATTAGTTCCATGGCTCCCGATTGTGTCACAGGAGGTTGAGCTGACCCGGAGCGTCCGGGGGCGGCGCGATACCGAGGTGGTGCCATGCCGCGGCAGTGGCGACACGCCCGCGGCCGGTGCGCGACATGAGACCCGCGCGCACGAGGTAGGGCTCGCAGACCTCCTCGACGGTGGCCGGCTCCTCCCCGACGGCAATTGCGAGGGTGCTCACCCCGACCGGCCCGCCACCGTGCCCGCGGATAAGGGAGCTGAGCACCGCCCGGTCGAGCCGGTCGAGGCCGAGCTCGTCGACGTCGAACACTTCCAACGCGGACCGCGCTGCGGCGACATTGACGCGGCCGTCGCCGTGCACGTCAGCCCAGTCGCGGACTCGGCGCAGGAGACGGTTAGCGATGCGCGGGGTGCCGCGCGAGCGGGACGCAATCTCCACCGCAGCGTCGGCGTCGATATTCACATCCAGGATTGCCGCCGCGCGCGTGATCACGCTGGTGAGGTCGTCGACGT
This window of the Corynebacterium qintianiae genome carries:
- the secD gene encoding protein translocase subunit SecD, which codes for MVVAVYALVFFTGDRSASPKLGIDLQGGTRVTLVPQGEDPTQEQLEDARNIIENRVNGMGVSGASVVVDGNTLVITAAGDDTSAVRNLGQTSQLAFRPVLQSPVPDPAAIGDVLVQTANDWVAHGIIPADQAQTTLDGITSQLGEGADSLAVTAQPLDEPQGPVEAADRRQETTEMLRRTRQSADPTQQFASLALMSTVCPVQQTDPLAGTDDLAQPLVACDSTSQQPLLLGEAPLLSPDDPSGARLTGNEIDTNRPITGGFNPQSSQMEISFAFSQEGEPNGSQAWAQLTSSMIGQQVAITLDSQVISAPVIQGATPVGSATSITGQFTQEEATALANNLRYGALPLSFAGEDGEPGGTAMTVPPSLGAASLKAGLIAGAVGLLLVALFVFAYYRLFGLISLATLALAGLVVYGLLVLLGRWIGYSLDLSGVAGLIIGIGTTADSFVVIYERIKDELRKGRTFRSATAQGWDRAKETIVTGNIVTLIGAVVIYFLAVGDVKGFAFTMGLTTVVDLLVTFLVTAPLMILASRSRFWSRPSVNGMGKIYRLVERERAAAAEETSSASLASVEEK
- the yajC gene encoding preprotein translocase subunit YajC, with protein sequence MELIFLLLILALFMLPTFLMMRGQRRRQAEMDQLQVSVQPGDKIVNVSGFHGTVVAAGEETLQVEVAPGTVVTMERAGVLRRVEPAAIPSNTQAPEAGSSQLPDDDRPTS